A single window of uncultured Pseudodesulfovibrio sp. DNA harbors:
- a CDS encoding LysE/ArgO family amino acid transporter → MTPFIQGFGMGGGLIVAIGAQNAFVLTQSVRRNHHLAVAALCILCDTVLLTLGVTGVGTVVASNPALTTFALWGGAAFLTWYGFTSLRSAMKGGSMDTQEETGKGLKHTLMLTMAVTLLNPHVYIDTIILMGSVSGQFMVPDRYIFGLGAATASLLWFLALSLGGQMLAPLFKRDFTWRILDSVVCLTMWAIAATLIRNALTA, encoded by the coding sequence ATGACACCGTTTATTCAGGGATTTGGAATGGGGGGCGGACTGATCGTCGCCATTGGCGCACAAAACGCATTCGTCCTGACGCAAAGCGTACGTCGAAATCATCATTTGGCCGTGGCCGCATTATGTATATTATGTGACACGGTACTGCTCACCCTTGGCGTAACAGGCGTCGGCACAGTGGTCGCATCCAACCCGGCCTTGACCACATTTGCTCTCTGGGGCGGGGCAGCTTTCCTGACTTGGTACGGTTTCACATCCCTGCGATCGGCCATGAAAGGCGGCTCGATGGACACGCAAGAAGAAACCGGTAAGGGACTCAAACATACCCTCATGCTCACCATGGCCGTGACCCTGCTCAATCCGCATGTCTACATCGACACCATCATTCTCATGGGCTCGGTCAGCGGGCAATTCATGGTCCCTGACCGGTATATTTTCGGCTTGGGCGCAGCCACCGCTTCACTGCTCTGGTTTCTCGCTCTCAGCCTCGGAGGACAAATGCTCGCGCCACTATTCAAACGCGATTTCACATGGCGCATACTCGATTCCGTCGTCTGCCTGACCATGTGGGCCATCGCAGCCACACTCATCAGAAATGCGCTCACAGCATAG
- a CDS encoding HDOD domain-containing protein → MGITRLDELKAGMLLATDLVASDGRLLFKSGTKLEDRHLEQLKRVGVDEADVELDPNDLSREKLLEVEKYVRDFFLYVNPDFKPTIEMFRIALDLTAKQVAAGWELPDVSERRADSVEHLEDIYIKGMGTPETLVRHETELTSFPDIFFRIKEVLEDDSASADRIATVVSTDMSLAAKLLKLVNSPLYGFPQTIDSISRAVALVGAKELSTLALGISAINYFKDIPPELMDMETFWRHSISCGIFAKILAGTQTGLSPERFFIGGLLHDVGRLIMFKKLPYASTEAMLFARENSIPLTEAEMSVMGFIHTDVSTPLLEAWKFPEGLSNMINYHHKPMESPNPLEPAIIHIADNLANAVEIALSGMYVMPAMDEDAWALLGVDSFPLLEESVSQYSEQIETIMGAFF, encoded by the coding sequence TTGGGTATCACACGCTTAGATGAGTTGAAGGCAGGCATGCTTCTGGCTACCGATTTGGTTGCCAGTGATGGCAGGCTGCTTTTCAAGTCCGGCACCAAGTTGGAGGACCGCCACCTCGAACAGCTGAAGCGCGTTGGTGTTGATGAGGCTGACGTTGAACTTGATCCGAACGATTTGAGCAGAGAGAAGTTGCTGGAGGTTGAAAAATATGTCCGTGATTTTTTCCTGTATGTGAACCCTGATTTTAAACCAACCATAGAAATGTTTCGTATCGCGTTGGATCTGACAGCCAAGCAGGTCGCTGCGGGTTGGGAATTGCCCGATGTCAGTGAACGCAGGGCCGATAGCGTTGAGCATTTGGAAGATATTTACATCAAGGGGATGGGAACCCCCGAAACATTGGTCAGGCATGAAACCGAATTGACCAGCTTTCCGGATATTTTCTTTCGTATCAAGGAAGTGCTGGAAGATGATTCAGCTTCCGCAGATCGTATAGCCACGGTCGTCAGTACGGATATGAGTCTGGCTGCAAAACTTCTCAAACTGGTCAACAGCCCTTTGTACGGTTTTCCACAAACCATAGATTCCATTTCGCGAGCCGTTGCCCTTGTGGGAGCCAAAGAGCTGTCTACGTTGGCCCTCGGTATCTCGGCGATAAATTATTTTAAGGATATTCCGCCGGAACTTATGGACATGGAGACTTTTTGGAGACACTCCATCTCTTGTGGAATTTTTGCCAAGATTTTGGCGGGTACTCAGACAGGGCTGTCGCCCGAACGGTTCTTTATCGGTGGGCTGTTGCACGATGTGGGGCGGCTTATCATGTTCAAGAAGTTGCCATATGCTTCCACGGAGGCCATGCTTTTTGCGCGTGAAAATTCCATTCCGCTGACCGAGGCCGAAATGTCCGTCATGGGGTTTATTCATACGGATGTCAGCACGCCGTTGCTCGAAGCATGGAAGTTCCCTGAAGGGTTGTCGAACATGATTAATTATCATCACAAACCGATGGAATCTCCCAACCCGTTGGAGCCGGCGATTATTCATATCGCGGATAATTTGGCTAACGCGGTCGAGATTGCTTTGAGTGGTATGTACGTTATGCCGGCGATGGATGAGGATGCGTGGGCTTTGCTTGGCGTGGACTCTTTTCCCCTGTTGGAAGAATCCGTATCCCAGTATAGCGAACAGATCGAGACGATTATGGGTGCTTTTTTTTAA
- a CDS encoding protein-glutamate O-methyltransferase CheR — protein sequence MGSLFSKSTTLRKNVRISDNEFVQLRDFIYEKSGIFVDVKRKYLFESRFSKRLGELGLTSFADYIKYLKFDRGEELKHLFELVTTNETSFCRDMKQLEAFRDNVLREKLDEHRKAGRLELNIWSAGCSSGEEPYTLAILLLETLRLETAKWKITITAVDLSDEMVKRAKAGVYGEYSFKTTPDPIRKRYFTKDPGGWKIRPEVQRLVKFRQMNLKDATAVQGIPRSHIVFCRNVIIYFDETMKRKVVQSFYDNLLPGGYLMVGHSESLHKISQTFKPLFQAGTIAYKKEQ from the coding sequence ATGGGTTCTTTGTTCTCTAAATCGACGACCTTACGAAAAAACGTCAGGATCTCGGACAATGAGTTCGTGCAACTGCGTGATTTCATATATGAAAAGAGCGGCATCTTTGTGGATGTCAAACGCAAGTATCTTTTCGAAAGTCGTTTTTCCAAGCGTCTGGGCGAATTGGGATTGACCAGTTTTGCTGACTACATCAAGTATTTGAAGTTTGATCGTGGCGAGGAACTCAAGCATCTTTTTGAGTTGGTGACCACGAATGAGACGAGTTTTTGTCGTGACATGAAGCAGCTTGAAGCGTTTCGTGACAACGTGCTTCGGGAAAAACTCGATGAACATCGGAAAGCTGGTCGACTGGAGTTGAATATCTGGTCTGCAGGGTGTTCTTCTGGCGAAGAGCCCTACACCCTTGCCATTCTGCTTCTTGAGACGTTGCGGCTGGAAACAGCCAAGTGGAAAATTACTATCACAGCTGTCGATCTTTCTGACGAGATGGTCAAGCGGGCCAAGGCAGGGGTGTATGGAGAGTATTCCTTCAAAACCACGCCAGACCCGATTCGTAAACGATATTTCACCAAGGATCCGGGAGGCTGGAAAATTCGGCCCGAGGTTCAGCGACTGGTCAAATTTCGTCAAATGAATCTCAAGGATGCAACGGCGGTACAAGGAATTCCCCGTTCTCATATAGTCTTTTGTCGCAATGTAATTATTTATTTTGACGAGACCATGAAGCGAAAGGTTGTTCAGTCTTTTTATGACAACCTGTTGCCTGGCGGTTATCTCATGGTCGGTCACTCCGAGTCACTGCATAAGATCTCGCAGACGTTCAAGCCTCTTTTCCAGGCGGGAACCATTGCGTACAAGAAGGAACAATAG
- a CDS encoding HD domain-containing protein encodes MSSLITEHLVWFDKYARRHEEKADDMVVELVQRKRRHTLRVLGHVRGILKTISIPARLSKLAEISAILHDVGRFPQLVGRATFDDQTGYNHAEEGATILRDSNKLDSMPAEEKEIILAAVQYHNRAKIPPNLAPDTALVLKILRDADKLDAIRTNLRYMGPDSPHGKALKTGLIWHKTEYSPHIAKLVLNRQLVPYQDIKWSNDFVLFVCCWVYDLHFYYAYKHLDRSGQFEQLLAWLPNENSFPALKKQLRTDLSQFIAKG; translated from the coding sequence ATGAGCTCGCTTATCACGGAACACCTTGTATGGTTTGACAAATATGCTCGCCGCCACGAAGAAAAAGCCGACGACATGGTTGTTGAACTGGTTCAAAGAAAACGAAGGCACACACTGCGGGTACTTGGTCATGTCCGTGGTATTCTCAAAACAATTTCCATTCCGGCACGCCTGTCCAAACTCGCTGAAATCAGTGCAATTCTCCATGACGTGGGACGTTTCCCTCAACTGGTTGGCCGAGCAACCTTTGACGATCAAACCGGATATAACCACGCTGAAGAAGGGGCTACAATCCTGCGAGACTCCAATAAACTCGACTCAATGCCAGCCGAGGAAAAGGAAATCATTCTTGCGGCCGTGCAATACCACAATCGTGCGAAGATTCCGCCCAATCTAGCCCCAGATACCGCGTTGGTCCTGAAGATCCTACGCGACGCAGACAAGCTCGACGCTATCCGTACAAACCTCCGGTACATGGGCCCGGACTCACCACATGGCAAAGCACTAAAGACCGGACTCATCTGGCACAAAACTGAATATTCTCCCCATATCGCCAAACTGGTTTTAAACCGGCAACTCGTTCCGTATCAAGATATCAAATGGTCAAATGACTTCGTACTCTTTGTCTGTTGCTGGGTCTATGACCTCCACTTTTATTACGCATACAAACACCTCGACAGGTCAGGGCAATTTGAACAACTTCTGGCGTGGCTCCCAAATGAAAATTCTTTCCCAGCACTCAAAAAACAACTCCGCACCGACCTCTCTCAATTCATTGCAAAGGGTTGA
- the buk gene encoding butyrate kinase, whose protein sequence is MSILVINPGSTSTKLALFENGQSVAAQEIQHRKSELADFARVTDQFDFRVQATRDFLKTAGGDGIQLRAVAGRGGLLHPVKGGVYEVCDDMADDLRNARYGEHPCNLGGLMARAFGREYDVPAYVVDPVVTDEMMDKARLTGLPAIRRRSLFHALNQRGMARIVADKLGIAYENGNFIVCHMGGGISIGAHRQGKVVDVLNGLDGEGPFTPERTGSLPLIPVLHMVRDGEVSFDKMEQAVLRRGGLFAHLGTNDPREIVARIEEGDESAQLVFKAFAYAVARSVYSMVPALVHGDDGPDLAAVILTGGLARSEPLTAEIGRQVSHLAPVYVEPGEIEMVSLALGAEKALEGEERVQSYVRDAVARRQRK, encoded by the coding sequence ATGAGTATACTTGTGATTAACCCAGGGTCTACATCAACCAAGTTAGCCCTGTTCGAAAACGGGCAATCCGTGGCTGCGCAGGAGATCCAGCACCGCAAGAGTGAGCTTGCTGATTTTGCAAGGGTAACGGATCAGTTTGATTTTCGTGTGCAGGCCACAAGAGATTTTTTGAAAACCGCTGGTGGAGATGGAATTCAACTGCGTGCGGTTGCTGGTCGTGGCGGGTTGTTGCACCCCGTAAAAGGCGGTGTTTACGAAGTGTGTGACGACATGGCAGACGATTTGCGGAATGCCCGATATGGAGAGCATCCCTGTAACCTCGGTGGGCTTATGGCCAGAGCTTTCGGGCGAGAATATGATGTGCCTGCCTACGTGGTTGATCCGGTTGTGACCGATGAGATGATGGATAAGGCCCGGTTGACCGGACTGCCTGCCATTAGGCGACGGTCTTTGTTTCATGCCTTGAATCAGCGTGGTATGGCCCGGATTGTCGCGGACAAATTGGGTATTGCCTATGAGAATGGCAATTTTATCGTGTGTCATATGGGAGGCGGTATTTCCATTGGAGCGCACCGGCAGGGAAAGGTCGTTGATGTGTTGAACGGGTTGGACGGTGAAGGACCTTTCACACCGGAAAGGACCGGGTCATTGCCTTTGATTCCTGTGTTGCACATGGTGCGCGACGGTGAAGTGAGTTTCGATAAGATGGAACAGGCTGTTCTTCGACGAGGTGGGTTGTTTGCTCATTTGGGGACGAACGATCCGCGTGAGATTGTGGCTCGTATTGAAGAGGGCGATGAATCGGCCCAGCTGGTTTTCAAGGCTTTTGCCTATGCTGTGGCTCGTTCTGTGTACTCCATGGTTCCTGCCTTGGTCCACGGTGATGATGGGCCTGATTTGGCGGCGGTGATTTTGACTGGAGGATTGGCCCGAAGCGAACCGTTGACTGCGGAGATTGGGCGACAGGTTTCACATCTTGCACCGGTGTATGTAGAGCCTGGTGAAATTGAGATGGTTTCGTTAGCTCTTGGCGCAGAGAAAGCTCTCGAAGGGGAAGAGCGTGTACAGTCGTATGTTCGTGATGCAGTTGCACGACGACAGAGAAAATGA
- a CDS encoding TPM domain-containing protein has product MRKFYATLLGAILVLALASGAFALDVPPYKGRVNDLANMMNSSTEQALEAQLAELEKTDSTQMAILTIPSLEGDSMEDFSIRVAEAWKVGQKKTDNGVILLVSKADRKTRIEVGYGLEGVLTDVLAGQILDNVIAPRFKQGNFDAGFKDGVIAITSAVRGEFVASKSLKRKSKLNIFSIIVVPMILIVMFTEKFGRARRQGQMTDNQTLEDARRHGRGSTAANLLLLSMLGGSHRGGGGFGGGGGGFGGFGGGGFGGGGASGGW; this is encoded by the coding sequence GTGCGCAAATTCTACGCGACACTCCTTGGGGCGATCCTCGTTCTTGCCTTGGCAAGCGGGGCTTTCGCCTTGGATGTCCCGCCCTACAAAGGACGGGTCAACGATCTGGCAAACATGATGAATTCATCCACAGAACAAGCTCTGGAAGCACAGCTTGCGGAACTGGAAAAAACGGATTCCACCCAAATGGCGATCCTGACCATTCCTTCGCTTGAAGGAGATTCCATGGAGGACTTCTCCATCCGCGTGGCCGAGGCTTGGAAGGTCGGCCAAAAAAAGACTGACAATGGTGTCATCCTGTTAGTCAGCAAAGCGGATCGCAAAACACGTATTGAGGTCGGTTACGGTCTTGAAGGAGTCCTCACCGACGTGCTGGCCGGACAGATTCTCGACAATGTGATTGCTCCCCGATTCAAACAGGGAAACTTTGACGCAGGCTTCAAGGACGGCGTGATCGCCATCACCAGCGCGGTACGCGGTGAATTTGTAGCGTCCAAAAGTCTCAAGCGGAAAAGCAAGCTCAACATATTCTCGATCATTGTTGTCCCCATGATCCTTATCGTCATGTTTACCGAAAAATTCGGCAGGGCCAGACGACAAGGTCAGATGACCGACAACCAGACCCTTGAAGACGCCCGACGTCATGGCAGAGGTTCAACCGCTGCCAATCTGCTCCTGCTCTCCATGCTTGGCGGCAGCCATCGCGGCGGCGGAGGATTCGGCGGCGGTGGAGGCGGATTCGGAGGCTTTGGTGGCGGAGGTTTCGGTGGCGGCGGCGCAAGTGGTGGCTGGTAA
- a CDS encoding cereblon family protein — MTPHSTCLMPPVKVLRDDLEKKPESDPGQAEPKQDPADETSEGRTRLLCKICRSRITRQDLGMEVDGSHRHVFFNPHGDVFELGCFASAKNILPTGPRTNEFTWFPGFEWQVIACTGCLTQLGWRYTGPHSGFFGLIVGLLVEER, encoded by the coding sequence ATGACCCCGCACAGCACATGTCTTATGCCGCCGGTCAAGGTGTTACGTGACGATCTGGAGAAAAAACCAGAATCAGATCCTGGACAAGCAGAACCAAAACAGGACCCGGCCGATGAGACATCGGAGGGCCGGACTCGACTCCTGTGCAAAATCTGCCGTTCCCGCATTACCCGTCAGGATCTCGGTATGGAGGTGGATGGTAGCCACAGGCACGTTTTTTTCAATCCGCACGGTGACGTCTTTGAGTTGGGATGCTTTGCTTCCGCCAAGAATATCCTTCCTACCGGACCAAGAACCAACGAATTCACATGGTTTCCCGGTTTTGAATGGCAGGTGATAGCCTGTACCGGTTGCCTCACGCAATTGGGATGGCGATACACTGGACCGCACAGTGGTTTTTTCGGCCTGATAGTGGGGTTATTGGTCGAAGAACGCTGA
- a CDS encoding LemA family protein, which translates to MIKRFAFVLVAMFAATALSGCGYNQMQQQEEEVFGAWANLEAVLQRRADLIPNLVETVKAAAAHEKSTLTAVVEARAKATQVKLSPEMLTDKKALAKFQAAQGELSSALSRLMVVVERYPDLKANQNFLGLQHQLEGTENRITVARQRYNDAVKAFNFSIRSFPNSLTNSVALHLERKEFFQADPGAKEVPKVNFGTNS; encoded by the coding sequence ATGATCAAACGTTTTGCCTTCGTCCTCGTGGCCATGTTCGCAGCCACGGCTCTGTCCGGCTGCGGATACAATCAGATGCAACAACAGGAAGAGGAAGTCTTCGGCGCATGGGCCAACCTTGAAGCCGTCCTGCAACGACGGGCCGACCTCATTCCCAACCTTGTCGAAACCGTCAAGGCAGCAGCAGCCCATGAGAAATCCACACTCACGGCGGTTGTTGAAGCCCGTGCCAAAGCCACTCAGGTCAAGCTCTCTCCCGAGATGCTGACCGACAAAAAGGCTCTGGCCAAATTCCAGGCTGCGCAGGGCGAATTGTCCTCGGCCCTGTCTCGACTCATGGTCGTGGTCGAACGATACCCTGATCTGAAGGCCAACCAAAATTTCCTGGGGCTGCAGCATCAGCTTGAAGGGACTGAGAACCGTATCACTGTTGCCCGTCAGCGGTACAACGACGCGGTCAAGGCTTTCAACTTCTCCATCCGCAGCTTCCCGAACTCCTTGACCAACTCCGTGGCTCTTCATCTGGAGCGCAAGGAATTCTTCCAGGCCGACCCCGGCGCCAAGGAAGTTCCCAAAGTCAACTTCGGCACCAATTCCTAA
- a CDS encoding TPM domain-containing protein encodes MKNLAQTFLTQKEQDALVQCVKDVETRTSGEIVPVIASTSYDYRRAGLIGGLVFGVVAAVCTATLFEQTEMWAFLVQFLGFFLIFSRLLNAFPALKKPFISKREMLEEVNEAAFTAFYQNGLHHTRDLTGIIIYVSVFERSVQVLADKGINDTVDPTVWKEVVETVTKGIKEGRPGEALCQGVTQCGELVTQNFPIKPDDTDELPNLIIEGDAH; translated from the coding sequence ATGAAAAACTTAGCACAAACCTTCCTGACTCAAAAAGAACAGGATGCCCTTGTCCAATGCGTCAAAGACGTGGAAACACGCACTTCCGGTGAAATCGTGCCGGTCATTGCATCGACAAGCTACGATTATCGCCGTGCCGGACTCATCGGCGGTCTGGTCTTCGGAGTCGTTGCAGCCGTGTGTACTGCCACGCTTTTTGAGCAGACAGAAATGTGGGCCTTTCTTGTTCAGTTTCTCGGCTTTTTCCTGATCTTCAGCCGTCTCCTGAATGCTTTCCCGGCCCTGAAAAAGCCCTTCATATCCAAAAGGGAAATGCTGGAAGAGGTCAACGAGGCTGCTTTCACCGCTTTTTACCAGAATGGTCTGCATCATACTCGCGACCTGACCGGCATCATCATTTATGTCTCGGTCTTTGAGCGTAGCGTGCAGGTATTAGCTGACAAGGGGATCAACGACACGGTTGATCCGACTGTTTGGAAAGAAGTTGTTGAGACAGTCACTAAAGGCATCAAAGAAGGCCGTCCAGGCGAGGCACTCTGTCAGGGCGTGACTCAATGCGGCGAACTGGTCACTCAAAACTTCCCGATTAAACCAGACGATACCGATGAATTGCCCAACCTGATAATCGAAGGGGATGCACACTAG
- a CDS encoding LysR family transcriptional regulator ArgP → MLDYKLVEAFAVVVSEGGFEKASKVLHVTQGAVSQRLKLLEEQAGCVLLVRSSPPKPTSAGREMLKHYRQVKRLEDDLGPGLGQEADGFTTLPVGINADSLATWFFPAVDQYLNTEPVLLDLSVDDQAETLGLLRDGDVLGCISDRSTLMQGCRVEYLGDMVYNLYSTPSYKEKWFHNGASLEAVEQAPILIFNRKDVMHGDLFSQALGQRPRRYEAFYLPSSEKFAPVIASGRVCGMLPAQHAEEFVERGELIDLLPGCAFTVRLHWHCWNLISDRLAGFTDALVNGARKLLVQRP, encoded by the coding sequence ATGTTAGATTACAAATTGGTGGAAGCTTTTGCCGTAGTGGTCAGTGAGGGCGGATTTGAGAAGGCATCCAAGGTGTTACATGTGACGCAGGGGGCTGTTTCTCAGCGGTTGAAATTGCTGGAAGAGCAGGCCGGGTGTGTGTTGTTGGTGCGTTCTTCGCCGCCGAAGCCGACCTCTGCTGGTCGGGAGATGCTCAAGCATTATCGGCAGGTGAAGCGGCTTGAGGATGATCTCGGTCCGGGGTTGGGGCAGGAAGCGGATGGCTTTACCACGTTACCCGTTGGTATCAATGCGGATTCGTTGGCAACATGGTTCTTTCCGGCAGTTGACCAATATCTCAATACAGAGCCAGTGCTGCTTGATTTGAGTGTGGATGATCAGGCTGAAACGCTTGGTTTATTGCGGGATGGCGATGTACTTGGTTGTATTAGCGATCGATCAACCCTCATGCAGGGATGTCGCGTGGAATATCTTGGAGATATGGTTTACAATTTGTATTCCACTCCGTCTTACAAAGAGAAATGGTTCCATAATGGCGCTTCATTAGAAGCTGTTGAGCAGGCTCCTATCCTTATTTTTAATCGTAAGGATGTCATGCATGGAGACCTTTTTTCACAAGCCTTGGGCCAACGTCCTCGCCGGTATGAAGCCTTTTATCTACCATCTTCAGAGAAGTTTGCGCCGGTTATAGCCTCGGGTCGAGTCTGTGGTATGCTGCCCGCGCAGCACGCTGAGGAGTTTGTTGAACGAGGCGAGCTGATTGATTTGTTGCCGGGGTGTGCGTTTACCGTTCGACTTCATTGGCATTGTTGGAATTTGATCTCAGATCGGCTGGCCGGATTTACCGATGCGTTGGTCAACGGTGCCCGTAAACTGCTTGTTCAGCGTCCGTGA
- a CDS encoding YigZ family protein, whose translation MSDRYLIPANFHRVEDSIKRSRFITSVDHAPDTESAREFINRIKTEFPDATHSCWAYASGPPGDTAAVGLSDDGEPSGTAGKPMLNMLLHGGIGEIAVVVTRYFGGTKLGTGGLVRAYSGMVKLGLETLPTKEMVETVIRSVTIPYPSVTLFKRMLTDFEIEILAEEFTDTAGFSLELPEEHLTQFIARLTEMTDGRAKVTEK comes from the coding sequence ATGTCGGACCGTTACCTTATCCCTGCCAACTTCCATCGCGTAGAAGACTCCATCAAACGGAGTCGATTCATCACTTCCGTAGATCACGCACCCGACACGGAGTCAGCCCGGGAATTCATCAATCGCATTAAAACAGAATTCCCGGATGCCACGCACAGTTGTTGGGCCTACGCATCAGGACCTCCCGGTGACACGGCAGCAGTGGGCTTAAGCGATGACGGAGAACCCAGCGGAACCGCGGGTAAACCCATGCTGAATATGCTCCTGCATGGCGGCATAGGAGAAATCGCGGTGGTCGTAACCCGATATTTCGGAGGCACCAAGCTCGGCACCGGCGGTCTGGTCAGGGCATACTCCGGCATGGTCAAGCTCGGACTGGAAACCCTGCCCACCAAGGAAATGGTCGAAACGGTCATCCGCTCAGTGACCATCCCCTACCCATCGGTCACATTGTTCAAGCGCATGCTTACCGACTTCGAAATTGAAATTTTGGCTGAAGAATTTACCGATACAGCAGGCTTTTCGCTGGAACTACCAGAAGAACATTTGACGCAATTTATCGCCCGTCTCACCGAAATGACAGACGGAAGGGCAAAAGTAACCGAAAAATGA
- a CDS encoding phosphate acyltransferase: protein MSAFTPVTSLEGLVQAALNLVGKGAMPKVAIARSAEGFVLRAGVEAYERGVAEPILIGDVEETQRIADERGLDISRFQAIHITDDEQAVAEAVRLFREGEAQLIMKGLVPTATLLKAVLNKQTGVPHPSRILSHVGVFESPIDGRLMIMTDPGVNITPSLQRKVDILKNALDVARKLGISEPRAAILAATEKINYPAMPATLDGDILTKMARQGEFGDARVLGPLSLDIAVSKDAAATKQFDDPVAGNADILLTPNIEAGNILYKSLTTLSGCTMAAVVVGSRVPVVVPSRGDSDASKFHSIALASLLAHRSSA, encoded by the coding sequence GTGTCGGCGTTTACCCCCGTAACCAGCCTCGAAGGACTGGTGCAGGCTGCCCTGAATCTTGTGGGAAAGGGTGCCATGCCCAAGGTTGCCATTGCCCGGTCCGCAGAAGGGTTTGTCCTTCGTGCCGGTGTAGAGGCCTATGAACGCGGCGTGGCTGAACCAATTCTCATTGGTGATGTGGAAGAAACACAACGTATCGCCGATGAACGCGGGCTTGATATTTCCCGGTTTCAGGCGATCCATATCACGGATGATGAGCAAGCGGTGGCTGAGGCGGTACGGTTATTTCGTGAGGGCGAAGCCCAATTGATCATGAAAGGATTGGTGCCGACTGCGACTTTGCTTAAGGCCGTCTTGAACAAGCAGACCGGTGTTCCCCATCCTTCCCGTATTTTAAGTCATGTAGGTGTTTTTGAGTCCCCGATAGATGGGCGGCTGATGATCATGACCGACCCCGGTGTGAACATTACGCCTTCGTTGCAACGTAAGGTGGATATTCTGAAGAATGCGCTGGATGTGGCACGGAAATTGGGCATATCTGAGCCGAGAGCTGCTATTTTGGCTGCCACGGAAAAAATTAATTATCCGGCGATGCCTGCCACGCTTGACGGGGATATCCTGACCAAGATGGCTCGGCAGGGAGAGTTCGGCGACGCCAGAGTGCTCGGCCCGTTGTCGCTTGATATTGCCGTGTCCAAGGATGCCGCAGCCACCAAACAATTCGATGACCCTGTTGCCGGGAATGCTGATATTTTGCTCACTCCCAATATTGAAGCTGGGAATATTTTGTATAAGTCGCTGACCACCCTGTCTGGTTGCACTATGGCCGCCGTTGTGGTGGGCAGTCGTGTGCCGGTGGTGGTCCCGTCGCGAGGGGATTCGGATGCGAGTAAATTTCACTCCATTGCACTTGCCAGTTTGTTGGCCCACAGGAGTTCCGCATGA
- a CDS encoding DUF2959 domain-containing protein, with protein sequence MKRCVFALSLFFLFSAFGCSKTYYSTMESMGYDKREIMTDRVEDARESQEEAKEQFASALEQFKSVVNFDGGKLQDVYEKLNDEYELSEDRADDVRKRIDKVEDVAEALFDEWAEEITQYSSSKLRASSQRKLTATKSKYNGLIRAMRKAEKKMYPVLAAFKDQVLYLKHNLNAQAIAALEGELSTINSDVESLIKEMDKSIAEADSFIKSLE encoded by the coding sequence ATGAAGCGGTGTGTGTTTGCCTTGTCCCTGTTCTTTCTCTTCAGTGCTTTCGGTTGTTCGAAAACCTATTATTCCACCATGGAATCAATGGGATATGACAAGCGTGAAATCATGACAGATCGAGTGGAAGACGCTCGTGAGTCACAGGAAGAAGCCAAGGAACAATTTGCCTCCGCGTTGGAGCAGTTCAAGTCCGTTGTCAATTTTGACGGCGGCAAGTTGCAGGACGTCTATGAAAAGCTCAATGATGAATATGAGTTGAGTGAAGATCGCGCTGACGATGTTCGCAAGCGCATAGACAAGGTCGAAGATGTAGCTGAGGCTCTGTTCGATGAATGGGCCGAAGAGATTACGCAGTATTCCAGTTCCAAGTTGAGGGCGTCCAGCCAGAGGAAACTGACTGCAACCAAGAGCAAGTACAACGGGTTGATTCGGGCCATGCGCAAGGCTGAAAAGAAGATGTATCCCGTGCTGGCTGCCTTCAAGGATCAGGTGCTTTATCTCAAACACAACCTGAATGCTCAGGCCATCGCTGCATTGGAGGGCGAATTGTCCACCATAAATTCGGATGTGGAATCGCTCATCAAGGAAATGGACAAGTCCATTGCCGAGGCGGATTCCTTCATCAAGTCTTTGGAATAA